GGAGCTCAGCTACAACTGGACTGCAACAGCCTGCATTCGAGTAGCAGAGAGACACCATCACCTCCCCCCTTCCATCCCTCACCACAACCCCTATTCCCActctttcatcttttttatttataccaGCATCCCAATTGACTTTTATGCAATCACCAATCGGAGCTTTCCATTTACAACCCTGTCTTCCCCTTTCATTACTTCCCATACCCCCCTTTTTTATAGTTTGTGATgtctgaaaattctcaagtgaaatgGTAGCCTGCTCTACTATAGTTCCAGGATCTGTaaacttattttcaaaaataaaagcatttctCCTGAACCATACTCCCCTCATAACAACTGCTATTAGTTCCAGTTCCTCCTTTGCTACCAAAGCTGATAGCCTTTCCCATAATTCATAAAACTGGACTTCATTACTTGACCATTTCTGTAGAGGACTCTTCTTATCAGCCCAAACATCCATTGATCCCCTGCAGCTCCATATGGCAGGAGTGATCAATTCATCCTCAGTTTCACAGATAGGACAGCAGGCATCTTTCaccacttttctttttttcagatTAGTCCTGGTTGGTAAACAGTCATTTAAGGCTTTCCAAAGGAATACTTTAACAACCCCTGGTACATTCAATCCCCATAACTTTTTCCAGTTAAAAGAGTGCCCCTCTGAACtttcccctttctctcttcttttcctacTCACCTCCAAATGATATGCACTCTTAACACTAAACAAGCCATCCTTTGTATAACCCCAAATCTGTTTATCAGGCAAACCAGATTTACTAATTGGTAAATTGCATACAACCATagcttcattttcatttagCACCTCCTTTACAAGCTCTTCCTTCCATGCCCCTCTGCTGTTATCAATTAATTCATTTACTCTTGCTTCACTGTTTAAAACTGCAACAGGAGATTGTATGCTGTGTGATGTCAAAGTTGGAATCCACCTATCACCCCACACTTTGATTTTCTGACCCGTACCCACCCTCCACACCAAACCATGTTTCAGTAAACCCAAAGAACTCCATAGACTCTTCCAAATCAAAGATGGTCTGTGACCCAAATTTGCTTGAAGGAAATCTGAATGTCTAaagtatttatcttttaatactcTTGCTGCCAAAGAATGAGGTTCAGTGAAAATTCTCCAACACTGCTTGGCAAGTAAAGCAgaattaaaactttctaactcTCGAAATCCCAACCCCCCTTCAGCTTTTGATACCCCCATCTTCGACCAACTCTTCTACTGaatcttcctttcattttccttgaatccccaccagaattttccCATAACAGCAGCTATTTCCTTGCAAAGTTTCCTTGGGAGTCTGAAAACATTCATGTGATAATTAGGCACAGCTTGAATAACAGCTTTTAGAAGAACTTCTTTACCAGCAGGAGACAAAAACTTATGCTTCCAATTGTTAACCCTCTGCCAGACCCTATCCTTTATGCTTCTAAAAGAATCATACTTAGATCTGCCAACCATAATTGGCAAACCTAAATACTTCTCACAGCTTGTAACCAATCTAGCACCCAACTCCTTTAGTACACCCTCCTTTACATTTTTCTTTGCATTAGGACTGAAAAGAATGATTGTTTTCTGCTTATTTAAGCTCTGTCCCGAGGCTTGTTCATACATCTCCAATATGCTCATTATCTTCCTCCATTCACTCCAGCTAGCTTTGccaaaaataatacaatcatctgcaaatagcaGATGAGTTACTTTTGTACCTCCTCTAGCTACTGCTACCCCCTTTAACTCTCTTGTCTCTTCTGCTGATTGAATCATGGCACTCAAACCTTCTGCACACAACAGAAATAGATAGGGGGAAAGTGGATCCCCCTGTCTCAAGCCTCTTGTTGGTTTGAACTTTTCGATCACCTGGACTCCCATTTGTTAAAACTGCATATGAGACAGTAGACACACACTCCATGATTAAAGCCACCCACCTCTCACAAAACCCCAACTTCTCCATGATTTTTTCCAAGAAAACCCATTCTACTTTGTCATAAGCCTTCGAGATATCCAATTTGAGAGCCATACTCCCCACCCTATCCTTCTGCCTTGTTTGCATTGAATGTAACACTTCATAAGCAGTGATAATGTTGTTAGTGATAAGTCTTTGAGGGACAAAAGCACTCTGATTTCTTGAGATAACATCACCTAGAACCTTTTTTAACTTGTTAGCTAATgtctttgcaatgattttatacATAACATTGCAAAGACTGATTGGGCGAAAGTCATTAACAGATTCTGGTTTTTTTGCTTTAGGGATCAAAGCAATGAAGGTATGGTTCATACCCTTATCCATCCCTCCTCCATTCAGAAATTTAAGAGCAGCCTCACACACATCTTTCCCCACAATATCCCAGTAAGACTGAAAAAAACATGCCCCATAACCATCTGGCCCAGGTGATTTTAGTGGGCCCATCAACCTTACAGCTTCCACCACCTCCTCCCTTGTAAAAGTCTTTAACAGAAACTGATTCATTTCATCTGTCACTTTACTTTTAACTGCACTTAAACAAGCCTCAATAGAACTACTAGAAGGAACTATAGTTCTATAGATCTCAGAAAAATGATCCTTAAAAGCTTCAGCAATCCCTTCTTGATTCACCCTTAGATTGGAATTCAAATCCACAACTGACAGGatctggtttttcttttttctctggtTTGCACAggcatgaaaaaattttgtattcttgtCTCCCAAGCAATACCAATTTCTCTTGGCTCGTTGCTTCCATTTAAGATCCTCCTGTTCTAAAAGAAGTCCCACTTTATCCTGAAGATTTCTGAGTTCTTCAGTATTCTGTGGTCCCTCATGCTCTTGCAACTTTTGAATCTTTTCAGTTAGCTTCTCTATCTCATTTGCCCTTTCTCGATCCTTCTTCTTAAACCATCCCACCAGACCCCCTTTGCATGTCTCCAACCTTGCAGAAACTCTTCTAAAGGGATCCTCCATAACTCCCTTTCCATACCAACCCTGCCTAATAAGCTGCTCACACTTGTCTTCTTTGATCCAGCTAGCCTCAAATCTGAATGGAAACTTCCTTTTACCATcatgtttttcctcttttcccATCACTGTTAATAGAATGGGAAGATGGTCTGAACATCTTCCTGTAAGACTAAAACTACGTTTATTAAATGAACTAGTTTGAATTTATCCGAACAGAGTTAGAACCGTTCGTAAAAAGGCCGTAAGATAAtggtaattaatatattgctaaaatctctattattaaaaaaacattctgcTTATTATTTTCTACAATATCACACTAATATGTAATGGACAATGCTAGGGATCCCGCTGGGGGATCCCGTTCACTTGTCCCGctgcacttttttctttttttttttgaaaattttttttacagaaagattaagaaaattatatttaattatattgtgaattttattcattttttcaaaatatttaaaagtgttaaaaaaatgatatgaaaaaacaaaaaaaaacacttttaaatatttttttcaaatcatttttttaacacttttaaatattttgaaaaaatgaataaaattcacaatataattaaatataattttcttaatctttctgtaaaaaaaaatttcaaaaaaaaaaaatgcagcggaagagcaatactacatacagtcacttttacgtactctctgcgcactctactgatatgattggctggattaatttttttttaatatccaaccaatcatatcattgaACTGCACAAAAGAATGCACAAATataactgcacatagaatttttgtatgCGGTATAGCTAGAGACGATAAATATGATTCATCTCTTCAACAAACACGTACAAGATGTTGAAGAAGAGTAACAATTAACGTCATGGTCGTGGCTCGTGGGCCTGGAattgatttctttctttttgtggaCCCTTTTCTCTCCTACTTATAATTTCGGGACGATGGCATCCCTTTAAATACAAGTGATGTCtcgcttcttcttcctctcactGCAACAACACTACCATATGCTTGAAATACCTCAACCAATATATACGCTACTCATGGCGGACCCAACTTCTTTCCTCTTCCTCCTTTCTATGACGCTGCTTTTGCTACAATCTTACCTATTTAGCTTTGCTAATGCAGAAATTCTAAACGTTACCACCGATAAATTTGCTCTTTTTGAATTGAAAGCTCACATTTCTTCTAAGGACCCTTATCATATTTTGATAAGCAACTGGTCCTCCAACACTCATATTTGCACTTGGGTCGGTGTTACCTGTGGTTCTAAACATCTCCGAGTCAAAGCTTTAAACCTTTCGTACATGGACCTTGTAGGTACCATTCCTCCGCACCTTGGAAATCTTTCGTTCCTGGTTAGTCTAAGCATAGGCAACAACAGTTTTCATGGTTCAttgccaaatgagttgtctcgTCTTTATCGGTTGCAATTCCTAGACTTTAGTTATAATGAATTCAGCGGAGAAATCCCACCATAGATGGGTTTGCTAAACAAACTTCAAATATTGTTTCTTTCGTAAGAATTTCAAAGGTATTATTCCACAGTCTCTATCTAATATATCATCATTGCAGCGGATTAATCTTGCATATAACCGGCTTTCAGGCTCCATACGTTCCTCTTTATTCAAGATGCCTACTTGCAACAAATTTCCCTCCGCTCAAATAAGCTTTCAGGTCCAATAACCTCCCTTGACTTCAATGCGTCTTCACTACAATACATTCACCTCGATGATAACGAGTTATCTGGTGGACTACCAATATTTGATCATCTTCCCCACTTACAATTTCTTTGTCTCCCTTAACCATTTCTCTGGCGTACTCCCAGAAATAGGCTGGAACTTAACAATGCTTTCATGGTTAAACCTTTCTGATAACAACTTTGAAggtatgttaagtatgtttaggTTTAATTGATCGATTGACTATTATAATCTTTAGTTGGTTTGCAAACTCCAAATTTAATTTCTGGATCTTAAATGTTTCACGTACAGGTACGATTCCATCCTCGTTGCTAAATTGTACACAGctacaatatttataatatatgtggAATAATAATTTCACAGGAAGACTACCCAAGAAATAGGGAATTTAACTATGCTTAAGCGCTTATATCTTACCGGGAACAAGTTTGAAGGTATGCTCATAATTAGTCTTGTTCTAGTCTTATGCAGTGTGTTAGCTTGGTTTCTTTCTCGTTGCTTATTAGTGGGGAACCTAAGGGGCCTATTTTTCCTTCTAGAGGGCTCCGACAAGGGAACCCTTTGTCCCCCTATCTTTTTCTCTTATGTTctgaaggtttaacatctttATTAAAAGAAGCGGGTTTGAGGAGACAACTTTCAGGCATTAAAATATGTAGAGGGGCCCCGAACattactcatttattatttgctgatgatagctTGATCTTTTGCAAGGCTGATTTAGAAGAAAACAGACGAATTCAAGCTATTTTGGCAAAGTATGAGGAAGTCTCTGGTCAGCTgataaacaaggaaaaaacaGCAATGGTTTTCAGTAGAAATGTGTCCAGGAGAACCcaagaagatattaaaaatttatggggtaattctgatattcagcagtaCGAGAGGTATCTCGGGTTGCCACCTTTAGTAGGAAGATCTAGAGGCCGAGCATTTCAGTCCATTAAACAGAGGGTGTGGCAGAAGCTGCaaatttggaaagaaaaattgctTTCTCAAGGGGGTAAGGAAATCTTGATAAAAACAGTAGCACTTTCAATTCCATCCTATTCTATGAGCTGTTTCCTTCTTCCTTCTACTTTATATGATGATTTGGAGGCTATGATGGCccgtttttggtggggtcataaagataatgaaaggaaaatacatTGGTTAAGCTTGAATAAAATGTGTTCTTCGAAAGCCTGGGGCGGATTGGGTTTTAAAAAGCTGAAAATTCATAATTTAGCTATGTTAGCAAAACAAGGGTGGCGTTTGCTCCAAGATGAGGGTTCTTTACTCCATAGACTTCTAAAGGCTGAATATTTTCCATCTTCAAATTTTTTGGCAGCCGGGTTGGGTAGATGTCCTTCTTACTCTTGGAGAGGGATTTGGGAGGCTAGAAAGTGGGCTGTGGATGGGAGTAGATGGAGCATAGGTGATGGCACTAGTGTTAATATTTGGACTGATAAATGGATTCCAGGTCATACCTCTTTGGAGAAGGAGGGTATTGAGATAAGAAGGGGAACTGAACAGGATAGTGTTAATAGTCTATTCTCTGAAAATTCTGTTTCTTGGGATATAGACAAACTTAGAGCTCTCTTTAATCCAAGTTTAGTTATGGAAATTCTGAAAATGCCGTGTGGTGCTGTGAATCAAGGAGATAAAAGGATGTGGGAGTTTGAAAGAAATGGTGTTTTTAGTGTCAGAAGTTGCTACCGGTTCATTATGGATAAACAAGGCTTTCAAGCAGCTGAATCTTTTAATGCTACATCTCAAAGAGTGCTTTGGAAACATTTATGGAAGTTGCCGGTTCCAaacaagataaaaatttttgcGTGGCGTGCTTGCAAAGATGGATTACCAACAAAGTCTAATCTTTTGCTAAAACATGTTCCTATCAATGGGATTTGCAGTTTCTATAAGAAGCAGGAAGAGGGAGTTTATCACGCGTTGGTGGGCTGTAAATTTCTGGAAAGAACTTGGCTGAAAGTTCTACCTTCTATGCATGCAACATctcattcaaatttttttgatctTGCTTTCTAGTTTTGTTTGGACAAGCGTTGGGAGAGtttatctattttcttcacagTGGCTTGGGGTTTTTGGTATAGACGCAATAAGTTTTATCATGATCAAATTGTTGTTTCTCCATATCATGCTGCTGATCATGCTTTATCTGTGTTGAAAAGTTATAAATCTGTACAAAAACATAACCGACGGCAAGTGCAAGCTCTTTACCACTGGAAGGTGCCTCAAGCAGATTTTCTCAAGCTTAATGTTGATGGTTCTTTGCATATAGAAGCTGGAAAAGCTAGAACTGGGGCTATATTACGAGATAATATGGGCAGCACTCTGTTAGCAGCAGCACTACCGGAAGTATTTGTTGATGAAGTCGAGCATATTGAACTTTTAGCTATCTTCCATGGGTTACAGCTTTGTGCAGGTAGGGGTATTTCTAATATCCAAGTGAAAAGTGATTGCCTTTTGGTAATTGAAGCTTTAAACAATGATAGTATGTCCAATTCATAGTATGGAGGGATGTATTTGGAGATTAAAAAGTTGTATTCTTTATTCCGAAATTGCTTGTTTACACATGTTTATAGGGAAGCAAACAAGGCTGCCCATTCTTTAGCTCAACATGGTAGACATCTTGATAGTATTACAACttggtgggattgtattccggactttttatctaaaacctTATGGTTTGATTTATGTCTGTAATCTTCTCTTTGATTTAATGAAGTTGTAAGTTTGagtatcaaaaaaaatatatggtgtCCGTGTCATTGATTTAGTATGATTGTTTTATGATCGTATCTGATTAAGTGTCTTTTCAATTGaaatctcaaaaaatatttcccCACAACCTATGTGCATGGAAACTAAACTGATTGCTCCTTTCTTATAAGCATCTTTCTTTCTTACTTTTCATTAATCAATAGGACTTTTCTTGATAAACGAGGATCATACTTTTATCCAATACCACATGCAATCAATATAACGTCTAGTAGATGACAGtgtaatgtttttttgtttttttctgcaccatgatcagaaaatgaaaatcaaatgtTAGGTAATCAATTAGAAGCAGAgagttataataaaatttaaaataaaaaagtcaatTTGGATAATGATCCATAAGTTGCAATCCAACTCTTTtgattatttctttcatttttttttatccgaAAACACCTTGTCGTATTCATATTGATCAACTTGTATCAGATACAACATACATTTGATCTATAATTAACTGATTCACAATTGACTCAAGACCCTCCTTAATCCAATATATGTCTTTCTCATAGTTTAATGCCATCTTAGCTAATTGGTGAGCATCCTCATTGTCCTCTCTATGAGTAAAACTCACTTTCCACCTGGAATAGGAACTCAGCTTCTGCTGCAAAGCCTCCACCTGGTGACCAGCTTTGGAGTCATCCATTTCCCCCTTCCTCACTGCATCAATAACTCCCTTCGCATCCCTTTCAAACTGAACATCCCCTAACCCTAGATCTTCACATAGAACCATGGCTTCCTAAAAAGCAAAACATTCTGCAACAAAAGCATAGCTACTTAACACCTTAATAGCACATTTTGCAGCAAAAACTTCATGCTCACAATCTCTGATTACCAAACCAATTCCCAATCTCTGGGAGGACACATTAATAGCAGCATCAAAATTAACTTTTAGCTTCGAATGCCCTGGTTTCCTCCACCCTTTTCCTCCACACATAGTTGGATTGACAGCAACTTTGTTTATCTCACCCCTTAACATCTCTTGAGCCAGCTTGAAATCTTCATATCCTACTAATGAAAGCTGCACAACACTAGTAGGAGTTAAGAATTTTTTATCAAACATGAATTTGTTCCTTCTATACCAGATATTTCTCATGATCATAGCCATTTTTTCAATGTTATCAATAGGGGGCTTACTATACACTTCCTCCCAAAGCTGAAAAAAATTTGTTACTCCCACTCTCCATTTCTGTACAGGGCTACCCATCTCAGCCTAAACATTAGTAGCCGCATGGCACCACCAAATAGCATGCATCTATGATTCCATATTTGTCAAATAAATAGGACATTTTGCATCTTCCACCACCCTCCTTTGCCTTAGATTTATCATAGTAGGCAAGATGTTGTTAGCTACTTTCCACAAGAAATGTTTAACAGCCCCTAGAACTCCCAACTTCCAAATctacttaaatataaattcttATCATACTCTGAGCTCTCTCCAACCCCTTGCTTCCTAGGTTGCTGTTCCATATAATAAGCACTTATTACCGAAAACTTTCCATCTTTTGAATGTTCTCAAATTAATCTATCTTCTGCTCCTATAGGGCTAATAGGTAAAGTCAAtcttaaaaatcaatattaaatattagtaTAGATTCGCAAGTTTGCTATTGTTAATCCCCACAATATAATAAAATCCCTGTGggaattaatttaaaagatcaAAATTAGATGAAGAATCCAAAAAGActattttttatggaaaagtaTTTTACATCCAAATATCAATAGTAAATCAATTTAAGAACATGTAATTCCCTACGCATATATATTATGGATACCATATCTAACTAACATGGTATCATGAGTCCAAAGTAGGGCTGAAAATTAACTGAACTAGTAGGTTTCAGtccaaaattgaaacaaaaccgACTGAATTTTTATTTGCTTGAAACTGAGTGACTATGGGAGAGAGATGTGGTGCCCTCGACTCTCATGTACGGAAAGGTAGGAATCGTGATgctagaatgatgacaacaaGGATCACGCACCCCAATGACAAATGTTAAttgtgtgcacatgcaacaagtgtaaaaTAAAAGTCACAGTAGATAAATTAAATTCAGTCAACTAAGTACCCAAATTTTAAAGACAAGTCTCCCAAAATAAAATGCCTTCAAAAGATTATACAGTAatctgataaaaatatattacaaacCAAAGGTACAACGCAAAAGAGGAAAACAAATCCCCATACACGAGAAAGTGACCCCAGGTCACTCCTCTGGTCGAGCCGGAGCCTCAGGCTCTACatcatcatctgcatcaaaatctacgattccaTAAAACGGAACCGCAGGGTAAGAATACCACACGAGATTatgaatctcagtaagtaactaACCAAATAACctatgagataaaaatacattaattcaATCAACATGTATGagtgcatatgatgaaatatgcatgatacCCAAAATCATAGTTCccccaaaataattatttttccaaTGCACGCCAAAATTCGCATTTGGtctaaaaccatttcattaaaaataaacacctgccatttttccagaaaatgttTCACatatccaattattaaaattcgccattttttagaaaatgaccCACTATCCAATTTTTTCGTATGTACCATGATCTCCTCTAGAGATCATCTGTACACCCAGACTCTCTTTGTCACACCACGAGTAACGACCGTGCGTGTGACTTTGTAACGAGCGATGCTCAgttccgcgcccagcgcgttTATGGCAAAACATTCTCTAACCCTTGCCAGCAAAGGGGCCATAGAGTCGGCATGAGAGTGTTATCATCTCGTCTGATCCTGTTGTTGCCCAGAGACAACCTAGGgaacgtcactcagttttatttgctcccgaatgaccagaggagctccaccaagataatgttctatctcggcttggggtgGTGAAATGCAAGCATCCAAAAATCCTTTCTTACATGAAAATATAGTTTTTCATTtacaacacatgaacatgcatgaaatTATGCAATGAATATCATGATACCAAACGTGACATAAAAACACCTAGCACAATTCAATTCATCAAACCAACACATCCTCCTATCCAACCCAACCTCCATACTCCTTGGACACAAGGCTCAACATATCTAACCAGattgcataaaattttttagtctaaaaatatatataactctcaaaagttctttagaaaattacttacaatgttGAAGGAAATTCTAAAAGATCAAaggtcatatgccaaaagtggTAGAGCAGCGATAGACAGTGATTTTACAGGTGTTGGTCGTCAATgacaatttgagaaaatcaaAAGGGAGCTACGGGAGGCTTGGATGGTCATGAACGGGTTTATGGAGGTCGGTGGAGTTGATGGTGGTGGTTGGTGGCTATGGGTGGCGGCACATGGTGGAGATCGGCCCAAGAAAAGTGGAGAGAGGccgtgagagagtgagagagagtgtgaTGTGTAGGGGTCATGGTGGGGCATGAGATTGAATAGGGAAGGTCACCAGTGGAAGGGGAAGGCCTTTGGTGGTGGCGCACAGTGGCGTTGGGGTTTGCAACCTGTGTGtgaaagagagggaaagaagAGAGGTTCGTGGGGCACGACTGGGAAAGGGGGAGGCGTTGGGAAGCTTGGGGGAGGTTGATGGTGCTCAGGCGAGGCCATGGTGGCTGCAGGTGGTGACTCTAAGGCCGTGTGAAGGAAATGAATTGAGGAAACCCATTCAGGTTGGCCATGCACGAGGGAGGTAGAGGGCGGCGTGGGGGCTAAGATTGGTGGGGTGGGTCTCCGGTGTGAGGGGAAGCGGTTGAGGTGGGCGGTGACGCCACCGGGTGGTGCACGACGGGGCTGGGTTGGTTGAAAGGGCGCACAAGGAAGAAAAGGGAAGGGGGGTCACACGCAGGACGGGAAACAGGGgagtaaaaaaaaagaaagaagaaaaagagaaaagggaaaggaaaaaagaggaaaaagaaaaaggaatggaaagaaatgaggtccatcTTTGTTAACTCGGGGctcaaaactgatccaacgaaaagaATTTCAAGATGGCaagctaaataaaataatttaaatgcagccactaaataaaataaaataataaaatctaacaataaaataataaaataattcaaaataaagaGGAATTTAAATGATGACCAATATTTAATAACaacacattaaattaaatttcacagAAGTTGCAAAATAATACAacgtaaatcatctaaaatttaaaacaagaaatctcataatcttaataaataaaataattatttaattaaaatacacatacATACGAGTTATCACAAGAGATCTGACCGGACCGGTTATGGTCCATTCGATAGTTTGGAGCCGATTCAGGATGGACagatgagtgagagagagaaagagatgggATGGATAGATGCAAGAGAGGAGAGATATGCAGCCAGATCAAACAAAGGCTGACTGAGGGAGAGGCGAGATCGAGGATAGTTctaagagatgagagagagagacatcaaTGGACTAAGTAAGGGTTGAGAGGAAAACGGATAAGTGAGGAAGAAGGGGAGTGGGAGGGTCCGGAGGTAGGGCGTTTGGGTCCCAAAATGATGctttttggtttatttatttttttctaatttcatgGTGATAAAACGAAGCCATTTGACCTACTTAAGTTAAACATGGTTgttttatataagaataatatatatatatatatatatatatatatatatatatatatatatcggtcGGTTCACTAGTTTGGTTCAAGCTGGATTCGAACCAGTTGGTTTCCCCCAATTTGAATTGCTAACCGACCGGTTCTCCACCGATTTTGACCAATTCCTAAATCTGGCAATCTATTCAATCGATATTAACCAATTCCATTGGTTCTTGTTCACTCAGTTAATTAACCCCAACTCAATCGATAATTAAATTAAAGTGCCactttaacaatattttaaatctttgtTCTTATATGTCTTGGGCTGTTTATGGTCAACGCTATATTTGTTGACatcttaggttttttttttttttttttttttttttttttttttttttttttttttttaacaggaATGATGTGCAACTAACTTCTATGATTCACTATATGCAC
This genomic interval from Carya illinoinensis cultivar Pawnee chromosome 10, C.illinoinensisPawnee_v1, whole genome shotgun sequence contains the following:
- the LOC122278450 gene encoding uncharacterized protein LOC122278450; the protein is MAMIMRNIWYRRNKFMFDKKFLTPTSVVQLSLVGYEDFKLAQEMLRGEINKVAVNPTMCGGKGWRKPGHSKLKVNFDAAINVSSQRLGIGLVIRDCEHEVFAAKCAIKEAMVLCEDLGLGDVQFERDAKGVIDAVRKGEMDDSKAGHQVEALQQKLSSYSRWKVSFTHREDNEDAHQLAKMALNYEKDIYWIKEGLESIVNQLIIDQMYVVSDTS